One Aphidius gifuensis isolate YNYX2018 linkage group LG3, ASM1490517v1, whole genome shotgun sequence DNA window includes the following coding sequences:
- the LOC122851161 gene encoding spliceosome-associated protein CWC27 homolog, which translates to MSNIYIQEPPTSGKVLLKTSVGDLEIELWTKEAPKACRNFIQLCMEGYYNGTIFHRVVKGFICQGGDPTGTGQGGESIYGQPFKDEIHTRLRFCRRGLLAMANAGKDDNSSQFFFTFSATPELQNKHTIFGKVAGETIYNMLKLEDAIVDANERPTYPQKIIKTEILLNPFMDIVPRFDPSIKNKLDDDDDNDKKKKNKKVGVKNFKLLSFGEEAEEDEEESVELSKKYIGKGKSAHDSLSDPKLSSVLAIEVSGDLSCKKRKRDEIQQDKHSNDDDDDDDKEECVKKASSKEMKERIISKLQDKKTYLKSDLKKSKSDFVVNDNEKKEQEKDKKDNEEEEEEEEYYFGKDRDDENKKKVEAIQKEIRDFKKELKNEKFAKEEIERKKIQDIEKSNKKSDIKNKYIKTKEEFLKAKSKIPEKGVSREKATQELLMKFRNKLKSVKQQNNNDNNDDEDKNNKNDDDDDYVSGASWMASVLHCEEKKQPVLAKDASTKDDDWFEIYDPRNPINKRRRGDNTTNSLNNKSKKSNNSAKETTTRRGGTRY; encoded by the exons atgagtaatatttatattcaagaaCCTCCAACATCTGGAAag gtATTACTAAAAACATCAGTTGGTGATTTAGAAATAGAATTATGGACAAAAGAAGCACCAAAAGCATGcagaaattttatacaattatgtATGGAAGGATATTACAATGGAACAATATTTCATCGTGTTGTCAAAGGTTTTATTTGTCAAGGAGGTGATCCAACTGGTACTGGTCAAGGTGGTGAAAGTATATATGGTCAACCTTTCaag gaTGAAATTCATACGAGGTTACGATTTTGTCGTCGTGGATTATTGGCAATGGCTAATGCTGGAAAAGATGATAAttcatcacaatttttttttacattttctgCAACACcagaattacaaaataaacataCAATATTTGGTAAAGTTGCTGGTGAAACAATATATAACATGTTAAAATTGGAGGATGCTATTGTTGATGCTAATGAAAGACCAACTTAtccacaaaaaattataaaaactgaaatattattaaatccaTTTATGGATATTGTTCCACGTTTTGAtccatcaattaaaaataaacttgatgatgatgatgataatgataaaaagaaaaaaaataaaaaagttggtgttaaaaattttaaacttttatcatTTGGTGAAGAGGCAGAAGAGGACGAAGAAGAATCTGTTgaattgagtaaaaaatatattggtaaAGGAAAATCAGCTCATGACAGTTTATCTGATCCCAAGTTGAGTTCAGTCTTGGCAATTGAAGTTTCCGGTGATTTGtcttgtaaaaaaagaaaaagagatgAAATACAACAAGATAAACattcaaatgatgatgatgatgatgatgataaagaagAATGTGTCAAGAAAGCATCATCAAAAGAAATGAAAGAACGTATTATAAGTAaattacaagataaaaaaacatatttaaagagtgatttaaaaaaatcaaagtctgattttgttgttaacgacaatgaaaaaaaagagcaagagaaagataaaaaagataatgaagaagaagaagaagaagaagaatattattttggaAAAGAtcgtgatgatgaaaataaaaaaaaagttgaagctattcaaaaagaaatacgtgattttaaaaaagaattaaaaaatgaaaaatttgccAAGGaagaaattgaaagaaaaaaaattcaagatattgaaaaaagtaataaaaaaagtgatattaaaaataaatatattaaaacaaaagaagAATTTCTTAAAGCTAAATCAAAAATACCAGAAAAAGGTGTATCACGTGAAAAAGCAACACaagaattattaatgaaatttcgtaataaattaaaaagtgttaaacaacaaaataataatgataataatgatgatgaggataaaaataataaaaatgatgatgatgatgattatgtaTCTGGTGCTTCTTGGATGGCAAGTGTATTGCATTGtgaggaaaaaaaacaaccagtATTAGCCAAAGATGCAAGTACAAAAGATGATGATTGGTTTGAAATTTATGATCCTCGCAATCCAATCAACAAACGAAGAAGAGGTGATAATACCACCAACTCActcaataataaatcaaaaaaatcaaataatagtGCTaaagaaacaacaacaagaagGGGTGGCActcgatattaa